The following proteins are co-located in the BD1-7 clade bacterium genome:
- the ureD gene encoding Urease accessory protein UreD — MTQALTLLPDTFDPNYSQNEWRAQLTLGFAARQNRTLMVRKNHAGPLVVQKPIYPNPETGEVHLYLLHPPGGIVSGDKLSISAISEQNARALLSSPGAAKFYRAKDNGIPQVQQVNLMVRDTALLEWLPHETIVFDGANGVSQFDVHLSESGCYVGWEITCLGLKHQGKPFETGSFRQRMNIWRDGRLALTDTVAVAPDNNGLHGLATLAGNGVFATLLICPAVSTRENVLEQLVEQCRQIALDMDLQGNVGVTEVNGIVIARYLGERSDQCKNYFIACWKAARPMVAGLPVSAPAIWNT; from the coding sequence ATGACCCAAGCCCTGACACTATTGCCCGATACATTTGACCCAAACTATTCTCAAAACGAGTGGCGAGCCCAGCTAACGCTGGGATTTGCTGCGCGCCAAAATCGAACACTAATGGTGCGCAAAAACCATGCCGGCCCCCTTGTGGTGCAAAAGCCAATCTATCCCAACCCGGAAACTGGCGAAGTGCACTTGTATTTGTTGCATCCGCCTGGGGGGATTGTCTCCGGCGATAAGTTATCGATTAGCGCCATTTCGGAACAAAACGCCAGAGCTTTGTTGAGCTCACCTGGCGCCGCCAAGTTTTATCGTGCTAAAGATAACGGTATACCGCAGGTTCAGCAGGTTAATTTGATGGTGCGTGATACTGCATTGTTGGAATGGCTGCCCCATGAAACGATCGTTTTTGACGGTGCTAACGGTGTTAGTCAATTTGATGTGCATCTGTCTGAATCAGGTTGCTATGTCGGTTGGGAGATCACTTGTCTGGGGCTCAAACATCAAGGCAAACCGTTTGAAACTGGCTCATTTAGGCAACGAATGAATATATGGCGCGATGGTCGTCTGGCGTTGACAGACACCGTTGCCGTCGCACCGGATAACAATGGATTACACGGTTTGGCGACGTTGGCCGGCAACGGTGTTTTTGCCACCTTACTGATTTGCCCGGCGGTATCTACACGTGAAAACGTGTTGGAGCAGTTGGTTGAGCAATGCCGCCAGATTGCCTTGGATATGGATCTTCAAGGCAATGTTGGTGTTACGGAAGTAAATGGCATCGTTATTGCTAGGTACCTCGGTGAGCGCAGCGACCAGTGTAAGAATTACTTTATTGCCTGTTGGAAAGCTGCGCGTCCAATGGTTGCTGGTTTGCCTGTATCTGCGCCAGCGATTTGGAACACTTGA
- the livF gene encoding High-affinity branched-chain amino acid transport ATP-binding protein LivF: MLTIEKANQFYGGSQILWDLDFAVEKGSRTCVMGRNGVGKTTLVKCIMGQLPLKEGQMRFNGELISGHSTEARARAGIGYVPQGRDIFGQLTVEENLRVALAAGRQKHGKIPDMVYELFPVLADMRHRRGGDLSGGQQQQLAIGRALVLEPELLILDEPNEGIQPNIVAQIRDVIIQLNEEQGITVILVEQKLHFARAVGQAFCLMEKGRVVANGAMQTLTDQLIAEYLAV; encoded by the coding sequence ATGTTAACGATCGAAAAAGCCAATCAATTTTATGGCGGTTCACAGATTCTCTGGGATTTAGATTTCGCCGTCGAGAAAGGCTCTCGAACCTGCGTGATGGGGCGTAACGGCGTGGGTAAAACCACTTTGGTTAAGTGCATCATGGGGCAGCTACCGCTTAAAGAGGGGCAAATGCGGTTCAATGGCGAGTTGATCTCAGGGCACTCCACTGAAGCCCGTGCCCGTGCTGGTATCGGTTATGTACCGCAGGGTCGGGACATTTTTGGTCAATTAACGGTCGAAGAAAACCTCAGGGTTGCATTAGCTGCCGGGCGCCAAAAACACGGGAAGATCCCGGATATGGTTTACGAGCTGTTCCCCGTGCTGGCGGATATGCGTCATCGTCGAGGTGGTGATTTATCGGGCGGTCAGCAACAGCAATTAGCGATTGGCCGGGCTTTAGTTTTGGAACCTGAATTACTCATTCTGGATGAGCCGAATGAGGGCATTCAGCCGAATATCGTTGCCCAAATTCGGGACGTTATTATTCAGTTAAACGAGGAGCAGGGCATCACCGTGATTCTTGTGGAGCAAAAATTACACTTCGCGCGAGCAGTTGGGCAAGCCTTTTGCTTAATGGAGAAGGGACGTGTTGTTGCTAATGGCGCAATGCAAACCCTTACCGACCAGCTGATTGCCGAATATTTAGCCGTATGA
- the lptB_2 gene encoding Lipopolysaccharide export system ATP-binding protein LptB gives MMNAINRVGASSNTQGLKVNASHGIILYVEAVSVSFDGFKALNDLSLYINDGELRCLIGANGAGKTTLMDVITGKTRPDHGAVSFGQSIDLLEMDESSIAQAGIARKFQKPTVFEQHTVFENLELAMSRQKGVISTLFARLNSGERDLIAETLKTIGLHNHHRMPAGRLSHGQKQWLEIGMLLIAQPRLLLVDEPVAGMTAQETEKTAELLTSLAGERSVVVVEHDMAFVRSIARKVTVLHQGSVLAEGSMSEVQSNPDVIEVYLGES, from the coding sequence ATGATGAATGCCATCAATCGTGTCGGCGCCTCTTCGAACACGCAGGGTCTCAAAGTGAACGCCAGTCACGGTATTATTCTCTATGTAGAGGCTGTGTCCGTTAGCTTTGATGGCTTTAAAGCACTAAATGACCTGAGCCTATATATCAATGACGGAGAATTGCGTTGTTTGATCGGTGCTAATGGCGCTGGCAAAACCACGTTAATGGATGTGATAACCGGAAAAACCCGGCCCGACCACGGTGCTGTGAGCTTTGGTCAATCGATTGATTTACTGGAGATGGATGAATCATCGATCGCACAAGCAGGCATCGCGCGTAAGTTTCAAAAACCCACAGTATTCGAACAGCACACTGTCTTTGAAAATCTGGAACTGGCGATGAGTCGGCAGAAAGGCGTTATTTCGACGCTGTTTGCTCGTTTGAACAGCGGTGAACGGGATTTGATTGCGGAGACGCTGAAAACCATCGGGCTACATAATCATCATCGTATGCCTGCCGGGCGTTTGTCCCACGGACAAAAGCAATGGCTTGAAATCGGCATGTTGTTGATCGCCCAGCCGCGCTTGTTATTGGTTGATGAGCCTGTTGCCGGGATGACGGCCCAGGAAACAGAAAAAACCGCAGAATTATTGACCTCGTTAGCCGGAGAGCGGTCGGTGGTTGTGGTAGAGCACGATATGGCCTTTGTTCGTAGTATCGCGCGTAAGGTGACGGTATTGCATCAAGGCAGCGTGCTGGCAGAAGGATCGATGTCTGAGGTGCAGAGTAATCCCGATGTTATTGAAGTTTATTTAGGAGAATCTTGA
- the livH gene encoding High-affinity branched-chain amino acid transport system permease protein LivH, translating to MKQTVRQWLWLFAFVLMPLSLATSVGHAQPSLETAANQLAVVKLSKLDDTLEHLASQYAGDTGYLPLLEHLLSGDLYKIKADKTLIRVETSEAGENAYNPVTGALIGSVNVGDVRKIRINNKVRSLLKKLIARASLNHQSAEVRSAAVQRLMKKASTDDIQLLRQLRQRETDNTIQGLIDTTLAIADLNDSARRLSALSVLDGRLEPEVKNVLISQINTLESSSNPADKLFVAEARNVLAGIEGEIQFYEYLQRLFFGVSLGSVLLLAAIGLSITFGVMGVINMAHGEMIMIGAYTTYVVQLLMPQSIEYSIVVAIPAAFVVAFMFGVLLERSVIRFLRGRPLETLLATFGVSLILQQLVRSVFSPLNRQVVTPDWMSGAWQINPVFSLTYNRLYIVAFALLVFFALLLLLKKTPLGLYVRAVSQDRNMARACGIRSEWVDMLTFGLGSGIAGMAGVALSQLTNVGPNLGQGYIIDSFLVVVFGGAGSLWGTLVGALSLGIANKFIEPVTGSVLASIVILVFIILFIQKRPKGLFPQKGRSVD from the coding sequence ATGAAACAAACGGTTCGCCAATGGTTGTGGCTGTTTGCCTTTGTGCTTATGCCACTATCGCTTGCCACCTCGGTGGGGCATGCGCAACCCTCCCTAGAAACCGCTGCTAACCAGCTGGCGGTAGTCAAACTCAGTAAACTGGACGACACACTTGAACACTTAGCTAGCCAATATGCAGGCGACACCGGCTATTTGCCGTTGCTGGAACACCTACTGAGCGGTGATCTCTATAAAATAAAAGCGGACAAAACACTGATTCGTGTTGAAACTAGCGAGGCCGGCGAAAATGCATATAACCCCGTAACTGGCGCATTGATAGGCTCAGTTAACGTGGGCGATGTGCGCAAGATTCGTATCAATAACAAGGTACGTAGTCTGCTCAAAAAACTGATCGCTAGGGCTTCATTAAATCACCAATCTGCAGAGGTGCGATCGGCTGCCGTGCAACGTTTGATGAAAAAGGCCAGCACTGACGATATTCAATTGCTAAGGCAGTTACGGCAGCGTGAAACTGATAACACGATTCAAGGTTTGATCGATACAACCTTAGCGATTGCAGACCTAAACGATAGCGCTCGACGGCTATCGGCATTGAGTGTCTTAGATGGGCGACTCGAGCCGGAGGTGAAAAATGTACTGATTAGTCAAATCAACACACTCGAAAGCAGCTCCAACCCGGCAGACAAACTTTTTGTGGCTGAAGCACGCAATGTGTTGGCCGGAATCGAGGGCGAAATTCAATTCTACGAATACCTGCAACGGTTATTCTTCGGCGTGAGTTTAGGGTCGGTGTTGCTGTTAGCTGCCATCGGTTTATCGATCACGTTTGGGGTGATGGGGGTGATCAACATGGCGCATGGCGAGATGATTATGATCGGCGCTTACACGACTTATGTGGTTCAGCTGCTGATGCCACAATCGATTGAATACTCCATCGTGGTGGCAATTCCTGCGGCATTTGTCGTGGCTTTCATGTTTGGTGTGTTGCTCGAGCGTTCAGTGATCCGCTTTTTGCGTGGGCGGCCCCTCGAAACCTTATTGGCAACCTTTGGTGTGAGTTTGATCTTGCAACAGCTGGTGCGCAGTGTGTTTTCTCCATTGAATCGCCAAGTGGTGACACCCGATTGGATGAGTGGGGCTTGGCAGATCAACCCAGTGTTTTCGCTTACTTACAACCGACTCTACATCGTAGCGTTTGCCTTGCTGGTGTTTTTCGCCTTGCTACTTTTGCTTAAAAAGACGCCGTTAGGTTTGTATGTACGTGCGGTATCTCAGGATCGAAATATGGCGCGAGCCTGTGGCATTCGCAGTGAATGGGTCGACATGCTCACCTTTGGTCTCGGATCTGGCATTGCTGGCATGGCCGGTGTTGCTTTAAGTCAGTTGACGAATGTTGGGCCGAATCTCGGGCAGGGCTACATCATTGATTCGTTCCTAGTCGTTGTGTTTGGCGGTGCTGGCAGCTTGTGGGGCACTTTGGTGGGGGCGCTTTCATTGGGCATTGCTAACAAGTTTATCGAACCGGTGACGGGCTCTGTTTTAGCCAGCATTGTGATTCTGGTGTTTATCATTCTGTTTATTCAAAAGCGTCCGAAAGGATTGTTCCCTCAAAAAGGTCGGAGTGTCGATTGA
- the amiC_3 gene encoding Aliphatic amidase expression-regulating protein, which yields MKRNILKSTLAAAVTAASMMSAMQALAEETIKVGVLHSLSGTMAISETTLKDTVLMLVEEQNKKGGLLGKKLEPVVVDPASNWPLFAEKTRELIEKEGVDVIFGCWTSVSRKSALPVLEELNGLMFYPVQYEGEESSKNVFYTGASPNQQAIPAVDYLMNDLDVKRWVLAGTDYVYPRTTNKILEAYLKAKGVKAEDIMIDYTPFGHSDWQSKVADIKKFGSAGKKTAVVSTINGDANVPFYKELSNQGVSAEDIPVVAFSVGEEELSGFDTKPLVGHLAAWNYFQSVESDENDAFIKQWKAYIGDDKRVTNDPMEATYIGFNMWVKAVEKAKSTATDDVEQAMLGISTPNLSGGVAVMNKNHHLSKPVLIGEIQDDGQFSIVWETDGLVKGDAWSDYLESSKNLVADWSSTLKCGSYDIVTKTCKGASY from the coding sequence ATGAAAAGAAATATTCTTAAATCGACACTGGCTGCTGCCGTTACAGCAGCGTCAATGATGAGCGCCATGCAAGCATTGGCCGAAGAAACCATCAAGGTTGGTGTGCTGCACTCACTGTCTGGCACGATGGCAATCTCGGAAACCACACTAAAAGACACCGTGCTGATGTTGGTTGAAGAGCAAAACAAAAAGGGTGGCTTATTGGGTAAAAAGCTAGAGCCGGTCGTTGTGGACCCTGCTTCAAACTGGCCACTCTTTGCTGAAAAGACGCGTGAGTTGATCGAGAAAGAAGGCGTCGATGTTATTTTTGGTTGCTGGACGTCAGTCTCTCGTAAATCTGCGCTGCCGGTGTTGGAAGAGTTAAACGGCTTGATGTTTTACCCTGTGCAATACGAGGGTGAAGAGTCGTCGAAAAATGTGTTCTATACCGGGGCATCACCTAACCAGCAGGCCATTCCTGCAGTTGATTACCTGATGAATGATCTGGATGTTAAACGCTGGGTGTTAGCGGGCACAGACTACGTCTATCCGCGTACAACCAACAAGATTCTGGAGGCTTACCTCAAAGCCAAAGGGGTTAAAGCTGAAGACATCATGATTGATTACACCCCGTTTGGGCATTCGGATTGGCAGAGTAAGGTTGCTGATATCAAGAAGTTTGGGTCTGCAGGCAAGAAAACTGCGGTAGTTTCTACCATCAATGGCGATGCCAATGTGCCGTTTTACAAGGAACTGAGCAATCAGGGCGTTTCTGCTGAAGATATTCCGGTTGTTGCTTTCTCCGTGGGTGAAGAGGAGCTATCCGGTTTCGATACGAAGCCATTAGTGGGCCATTTGGCGGCGTGGAACTACTTCCAGAGTGTTGAAAGTGATGAAAATGATGCCTTTATCAAACAGTGGAAGGCATACATTGGCGATGACAAACGCGTGACTAACGATCCTATGGAGGCAACTTATATCGGCTTCAACATGTGGGTGAAAGCGGTTGAAAAAGCCAAATCGACAGCCACCGATGATGTTGAGCAGGCCATGCTAGGTATATCGACGCCGAATCTTTCAGGCGGTGTTGCCGTTATGAACAAAAATCATCACTTGTCGAAGCCTGTATTGATCGGTGAGATTCAAGACGATGGGCAATTCAGCATCGTTTGGGAAACAGACGGGTTGGTAAAAGGTGACGCTTGGTCTGATTACCTTGAAAGTTCTAAAAACTTAGTCGCAGATTGGAGCTCTACGCTGAAGTGCGGTAGCTATGACATCGTTACAAAAACCTGTAAAGGTGCGAGCTACTGA